One Lachnospiraceae bacterium C1.1 genomic region harbors:
- a CDS encoding peptidoglycan-binding protein — MKRSRMIKRRRLLFIRIVFVLIVLLLLKAFVFKVSAKETTPKAKYYTSVLVMQGDTVNSIGSRYISSEYSDIEEYVDEVRQMNYLSYDCQIHTGDYIVVPYYDTVEDEI, encoded by the coding sequence ATGAAAAGAAGCAGGATGATAAAAAGAAGACGTTTGTTGTTTATCAGAATAGTTTTTGTATTAATTGTACTCCTTTTGTTAAAAGCTTTTGTATTTAAGGTTTCTGCAAAAGAAACAACACCTAAGGCAAAATATTATACCAGCGTTCTTGTTATGCAGGGGGATACTGTTAATTCCATTGGAAGCAGATATATTTCAAGTGAATACTCTGACATTGAAGAATATGTTGATGAGGTAAGGCAAATGAATTATTTAAGTTATGACTGTCAGATTCATACAGGTGATTATATTGTAGTTCCTTATTATGATACTGTTGAGGATGAAATATAA